TTAAGACTTCTGTGGGCATGTGTATGCCGGCATTTTTCGTTCACCAATACACAAAAAGATTAACCAGTGCTGCCAATAGTTCATCCACtgatacacacacgcacacacagcacTCAAGCCTCCACGACCTCTGACTGGGCAGCACTGTCGTGGTAGGCGTCTGTGTCGGGCAGTAATTCCGAGAAACTTCAGCGTGTATTAGTAGACCACTCcgcataaataaaataaatttcccataaatcaattttttttgtgCAACCGATCGCCATAAACAAACGAACAGACGACTGGGAGCCGATTACTTCCATTTCGCTCGAAGCAGTGAAGGTTCTCGTTCAGCGGTGTTTCTTTCCaataaacattttcatttctttctcGCACAAAAAGATGTCGGAGAATAGCTTCAACTCAAAGTATttggacgatgacgatgaggacGATGCGATTGCTGCCTCTGAGGGTGTGTACCAATGAATCCTCTAAACTAAATATAATCCACGCGTTTGTCTCGCGCTTTAGGCAAAGTTTCGAGCCAGGTGGCCAAGCGCATCTGGCAGCCAACCATCGATGATACTACCCCTGGGGTCTGGGAGCCGCCCGAGAAGCCCCTGCCCCACGTGGAGGAGGATGCTCCGATGAGTGCCGAGGCCCTGGCGGAGGCTCTAGCGGTGAGCGAGACCGCCTCGGACTTTATACACGAAGTGGAGCGCTCTCTCTACGGCGACAACAGCAAGGAGAACGGCTCCGCCCAGTACTTCAAGGCGGCCGAGAATTATTCGCTGTTTGGCGCCAACTACATGGGCTTGGAGGAGGACAAGAACAAAAAACCGCCGCCGGGCTTCGACCAAAGCTCCAGTCAGATTGCGGCTGGATCGGCCGGAGTATCCGGCCAAAGCTACTCGGGGTAAGTGGTGCTCTAGGCTTTCAATGAATTAGGAATCGATGATTCGTTGGCTAGAATATGCCCAATATGCCCTCCTTCTTAGCTGTTCTGAGGAAAACCCCAACTCTACCCGTATTTCAGGTACCCCCTTCATCCGGAATGGGCGGCATGGCAATGtcccagcagccgcagcacagGGCCGCGAATCAGCCAGGACCTGCAGCGCTGcttccacagcagcagcagcatccgcgTCATCCTTCGCCAGCGACAGTGCCCAGGGTCATAGCCGAGGCAGCAGCtctggctggagctggggctggcaTCGACATTGGCCTGCACGCCCATGGACATCTGCCCAGTGCCACGGAAATGGCCATCGGACACATTTACCAGGAGCTCATGGGCATGAATTTCAATCAGGCCaatatacagcagcagcagcagcagcaccaccaccagcagcagcagcagcaccaccaccagcagcagcagcaggcggctctgaagcagcaggcggctctgaagcagcaggcggctctcctCTCCTACGGCCAAAAGGCCGTAACAGCAACTGGCATAGTCCCTGACCCACGCGACGTATGTTCTCAAAGCGGTGTTTCTTGCGTATCGTGCCCGTTTGCGTCGCCAGGTCCACTTCTGGGACAACTAGAGTACGGCCAGGACATTACACTCCACACCCACAGATTAGATGactagttttaaaatattttgtttgtttgttttgtcgaGTTTGTTGTCGTCTCCTCTGGGCTGATGACCGACAGCATAGCAAGGCGTACTCTTAAACAGTCTTCAAAGTTATTTAGTTCTACGACACACACATTGCGGTCCGCCTCAGCAGATGGatccctgtgcctgtgcccagAATGTCGCGGCTCCGCGCGTACTGGAGTCCGATTCCACACGAGGGCGAGGCATGAGTTCAATATCTTCTTGTTGCTGCAGAGCGCCTCCCGGCTGCTGGGTTTTTGCAATGATTAAAATGACCTTCATTCCCTGATGACAGACAGTCACTGGAAAACGGTCAAACTGGTCAAAAGACCAGTCCAACGCCTTCCTCTTCGAGGAGGACGTGCGGCAGCTGGCCGTCGGCTGGACCCACAATGCGGCGCTGCTCCGCAACAACGAGATCCTCATGTGGGGCCGCAAGTGCTACGGACAGCTGGGCACGGGCTCGATCAGCGAGCAGCAGGCGGTGCCCCAGCCACTGAGCCTCCGACTGCCCGACGGCCAGACGCCTGCTCGCGTGCACATGGGGGCAGAGCACGGCCTGCTGCGGACTACAGCCGGCGAGATCTACACCTGGGGCTGGAACGAGCACGGAAACTGTGGCAACAACAGTACAGAGAATGTGTAAGAATCTCCCTTCTGCCAGTGGATTGGctttaaattcaattttcgATCAATTTCCAGATGCAGCGCGTGAAGTTGGCCGGAGCTGGCTCGGGCTTCTGTTACGCCATTTCCGAGTCGtctgttaattaattttataataaatgttaaaaatgcTTAAAAATAGTAAACGGAATATCGAAATTAAGGTATTTGATGTCGGATCATGAGCAAAATTGTACGAATAATCAAATCCAAGCAGTTGGCGCTCTTTCTTCCATCGATAGTTGAAGAAACATCGATGTATCGATAGTAACAATGAAGTTTTTCaaccttcagcagctttactTGAACTCCGCGGAATTTTCGTTGCAAATactatttgccatttttacaGTGAAAATAAAGTGCTTTGTTTTTCAAAAACTTAATCTTTTCCACAGAAAAAAGAAGGTAAATATGGTAAATGgtagatttttatatattttattcgaaATGTGCGGCTTGCCAGGCAATTAGTGGATGAATTTGAGGGCGCTTATGGTTTTTGAAGCCAACAAGTGCAAATGGCGATGGAGAATCATCAAAGTGCAATGAAATATTCGAAATATTTGCGGCACCGGCCTCTACACACTCGTGTTCCATGATAGATGCCTCAGAGCAGAGAACTATCTCCCTTAAATAATTGGCAGCACAGAAAAAGTCGCCCAAAGTGAGACATCGCTTCTTCTGCGCAAAATGCAATGGATTGGATTGATATTTCTTCGATCCGCAGAAGTCTCACTTTAAGACTTCTGTGGGCATGTGTATGCCGGCATTTTTCGTTCACCAATACACAAAAAGATTAACCAGTGCTGCCAATAGTTCATCCACtgatacacacacgcacacacagcacTCAAGCCTTCACGACCTCTGACTGGGCAGCACTGTCGTGGTAGGCGTCTGTGTCGGGCAGTAATTCCGAGAAACTTCAGCGTGTATTAGTAGACCACTCcgcataaataaaataaatttcccataaatcaattttttttgtgCAACCGATCGCCATAAACAAACGAACAGACGACTGGGAGCCGATTACTTCCATTTCGCTCGAAGCAGTGAAGGTTCTCGTTCAGCGGTGTTTCTTTCCaataaacattttcatttctttctcGCACAAAAAGATGTCGGAGAATAGCTTCAACTCAAAGTATttggacgatgacgatgaggacGAAGCGATTGCTGCCTCTGAGGGTGTGTACCAATGAATCCTCTAAACTAAATATAATCCACGCGTTTGTCTCGCGCTTTAGGCAAAGTTTCGAGCCAGGTGGCCAAGCGCATCTGGCAGCCAACCATCGATGATACTACCCCTGGGGTCTGGGAGCCGCCCGAGAAGCCCCTGCCCCACGTGGAGGAGGATGCTCCGATGAGTGCCGAGGCCCTGGCGGAGGCTCTAGCGGTGAGCGAGACCGCCTCGGACTTTATACACGAAGTGGAGCGCTCTCTCTACGGCGACAACAGCAAGGAGAACGGCTCCGCCCAGTACTTCAAGGCGGCCGAGAATTATTCGCTGTTTGGCGCCAACTACATGGGCTTGGAGGAGGACAAGAACAAAAAACCGCCGCCGGGCTTCGACCAAAGCTCCAGTCACATTGCGGCTGGATCGGCCGGAGTATCCGGCCAAAGCTACTCGGGGGTAAGTGGTGCTCTAGGCTTTCAATGAATTAGGAATCGATGATTCGTTGGCTAGAATATGCCCAATATGCCCTCCTTCTTAGCTGTTCTGAGGAAAACCCCAACTCTACCCGTATTTCAGGGACCCTCTTCATCCGGAATGGGCGGCATGGCAATGtcccagcagccgcagcacaaGGCCGCGAATCAGCCAGGACCTGCAGCGCTGcttccacagcagcagcagcatccgcgTCATCCTTCGCCAGCGACAGTGCCCAGGGTCATAGCCGAGGCAGCAGCtctggctggagctggggctggcaTCGACATTGGCCTGCACGCCCATGGACATCTGCCCAGTGCCACGGAAATGGCCATCGGACACATTTACCAGGAGCTCATGGGCATGAATTTCAATCAGGCCaatatacagcagcagcagcagcaacaccaccaccagcagcagcggcaccaccaccaccagcagcagcagcagcaccaccaccagcagcagcagcagcaggcggctctgaagcagcaggcggctctcctCTCCTACGGCCAAAAGGCCGTAACAGCAACTGGCATAGTCCCTGACCCACGCGACGTATGTTCTCAAAGCGGTGTTTCTTGCGTATCGTGCCCGTTTGCGTCGCCAGGTCCACTTCTGGGACAACTAGAGGACGGCCAGGACATTACACTCCACACCCACAGATTAGATGACATGGAGCGATCGagtatttgtatattttttttgtttgttttgtcgaGTTTGTTGTCGTCTCCTCTGGGCTGATGACCGACAGCATAGCAAGGCGTACTCTTAAACAGTCTTCAAAGTTATTTAGTTCTACGACACACACATTGCGGTCCGCCTCAGCAGATGGatccctgtgcctgtgcccagAATGTCGCGGCTCCGCGCGTACTGGAGTCCGATTCCACACGAGGGCGAGGCATGAGTTCAATATCTTCTTGTTGCTGCAGAGCGCCTCCCGGCTGCTGGGTTTTTGCAATGATTAAAATGACCTTCATTCCCTGATGACAGACAGTCACTGGAAAACGGTCAAACTGGTCAAAAGACCAGTCCAACGCCTTCCTCTTCGAGGAGGACGTGCGGCAGCTGGCCGTCGGCTGGACCCACAATGCGGCGCTGCTCCGCAACAACGAGATCCTCATGTGGGGCCGCAAGTGCTACGGACAGCTGGGCACGGGCTCGATCAGCGAGCAGCAGGCGGTGCCCCAGCCACTGAGCCTCCGACTGCCCGACGGCCAGACGCCTGCTCGCGTGCACATGGGGGCAGAGCACGGCCTGCTGCGGACTACAGCCGGCGAGATCTACACCTTAtaataaatgttaaaaatgcTTAAAAATACTAAACGGAATATCGAAATTAAGGTATTTGATGTCGGATCATGAGCAAAATTGTACGAATAATCAAACCCACGCAGTTGGCGCTCTTTCTTCCATCGATAGTTGAAGAAACATCGATGTATCGATAGTAACAATGAAGTTTTTCaaccttcagcagctttactTGAACTCCGCGGAATTTTCGTTGCAAATactatttgccatttttacaGTGAAAATAAAGTGCTTTGTTTTTCAAAAACTTAATCTTTTCCACAGAAAAAAGAAGGTAAATATGGTAAATGgtagatttttatatattttattcgaaATGTGCGGCTTGCCAGGCAATTAGTGGATGAATTTGAGGGCGCTTATGGTTTTTGAAGCCAACAAGTGCAAATGGCGATGGAGAATCATCAAAGTGCAATGAAATATTCGAAATATTTGCGGCACCGGCCTCTACACACTCGTGTTCCATGATAGATGCCTCAGAGCAGAGAACTATCTCCCTTAAATAATTGGCAGCACAGAAAAAGTCGCCCAAAGTGAGACATCGCTTCTTCTGCGCAAAATGCAATGGATTGGATTGATATTTCTTCGATCCGCAGAAGTCTCACTTTAAGACTTCTGTGGGCATGTGTATGCCGGCATTTTTCGTTCACCAATACACAAAAAGATTAACCAGTGCTGCCAATAGTTCATCCACtgatacacacacgcacacacagcacTCAAGCCTCCACGACCTCTGACTGGGCAGCACTGTCGTGGTAGGCGTCTGTGTCGGGCAGTAATTCCGAGAAACTTCAGCGTGTATTAGTAGACCACTCcgcataaataaaataaatttcccataaatcaattttttttgtgCAACCGATCGCCATAAACAAACGAACACACGACTGGGATCCGATTGCTTCCATTTCGCTCGAAGCAGTGAAGGTTCTCGTTCAGCGGTGTTTCTTTCCaataaacattttcatttctttctcGCACAAAAAGATGTCGGAGAATAGCTTCAACTCAAAGTATttggacgatgacgatgaggacGAAGCGATTGCTGCCTCTGAGGGTGTGTACCAATGAATCCTCTAAACTAAATATAATCCACGCGTTTGTCTCGCGCTTTAGGCAAAGTTTCGAGCCAGGTGGCCAAGCGCATCTGGCAGCCAACCATCGATGATACTACCCCTGGGGTCTGGGAGCCGCCCGAGAAGCCCCTGCCCCACGTGGAGGAGGATGCTCCGATGAGTGCCGAGGCCCTGGCGGAGGCTCTAGCGGTGAGCGAGACCGCCTCGGACTTTATACACGAAGTGGAGCGCTCTCTCTACGGCGACAACAGCAAGGAGAACGGCTCCGCCCAGTACTTCAAGGCGGCCGAGAATTATTCGCTGTCTGGCGCCAACTACATGGGCTTGGAGGAGGACAAGAACAAAAAACCGCCGCCGGGCTTCGACCAAAGCTCCAGTCAGATTGCGGCTGGATCGGCCGGAGTATCCGGCCAAAGCTACTCGGGGGTAAGTGGTGCTCTAGGCTTTCAATGAATTAGGAATCGATGATTCGTTGGCTAGAATATGCCCAATATGCCCTCCTTCTTAGCTGTTCTGAGGAAAACCCCAACTCTACCCGTATTTCAGGGACCCTCTTCATCCGGAATGGGCGGCATGGCAATGtcccagcagccgcagcacaaGGCCGCGAATCAGCCAGGACCTGCAGCGCTGcttccacagcagcagcagcatccgcgTCATCCTTCGCCAGCGACAGTGCCCAGGGTCATAGCCGAGGCAGCAGCtctggctggagctggggctggcaTCGACATTGGCCTGCACGCCCATGGACATCTGCCCAGTGCCACGGAAATGGCCATCGGACACATTTACCAGGAGCTCATGGGCATGAATTTCAATCAGGCCaatatacagcagcagcagcagcagcaacaccaccaccagcagcagcagcagcaccaccaccagcagcagcagcagcaccaccaccagcagcagcagcaggcggctctgaagcagcagcagcaggcggctctgaagcagcaggcggctctgaagcagcaggcggctctcctCTCCTACGGCCAAAAGGCCGTAACAGCAACTGGCATAGTCCCTGACCCACGCGACGTATGTTCTCAAAGCGGTGTTTCTTGCGTATCGTGCCCGTTTGCGTCGCCAGGTCCACTTCTGGGACAACTAGAGTACGGCCAGGACATTACACTCCACACCCACAGATTAGATGactagttttaaaatattttgtttgtttgtt
The Drosophila miranda strain MSH22 chromosome XL, D.miranda_PacBio2.1, whole genome shotgun sequence genome window above contains:
- the LOC117187638 gene encoding RCC1 domain-containing protein 1-like — protein: MWGRKCYGQLGTGSISEQQAVPQPLSLRLPDGQTPARVHMGAEHGLLRTTAGEIYTWGWNEHGNCGNNSTENVCSA
- the LOC117187474 gene encoding ras-interacting protein RIP3-like isoform X2 is translated as MAIGHIYQELMGMNFNQANIQQQQDQQQQQHHHQQQQQQAALQQQQQAALKQQAALLSYGQKAVTATGIVPDPRDVCSQSGVSCVSCPFASPGPLLGQLEYGQDITLHTHRLDD
- the LOC117187474 gene encoding ras-interacting protein RIP3-like isoform X1, which produces MAIGHIYQELMGMNFNQANIQQQQDQQQQQHHHQQQQQQAALQQQQQAALKQQAALKQQAALKQQAALLSYGQKAVTATGIVPDPRDVCSQSGVSCVSCPFASPGPLLGQLEYGQDITLHTHRLDD